A section of the Pleuronectes platessa chromosome 7, fPlePla1.1, whole genome shotgun sequence genome encodes:
- the hipk2 gene encoding homeodomain-interacting protein kinase 2 produces the protein MWSLGCVIAELFLGWPLYPGASEFDQIRYVSQTQGLPAEYLLSAGTKTTRFFNRDPDSTYPLWRLKTQEDHEGETGIKSKEARKYIFNCLDDMAQVNMSSDLEGTEMLAEKADRREFIDLLTKMLTIDADKRITPIETLNHPFVTMSHLLDFPHSTHVKSCFQNMEICKRRVNMYDPVNQSKTPFITHVAPSTSTNLTMTFNNQLNTVHSQAANLAPSSTNNATLSFASPDVSILNYQSALYQPAAASMAAVAQRSMPLQPGAPQLCAARPDPFQQALIVCPPGFQGLQASPSKHTSYSVRMENAVPIVTQAPGAQPLQIQPGLLTQQAWPSGTQQILLPPAWQQLTHTSVQHATVLPDSMSGAQSLANWRNPHPHGSHYNPIMQQPALLAGHVTLPSNQTLNVGVAHVMRQHSTNNNSSSKKNKQHQMTARNMSAYEVSSSQAVLSPQRSKRVKENTPPRCAVLQNGSAPNNCPPPQPCGGGGWGAGEAEQASSTTRDHQHQHHVPRQTIIIPDTPSPAVSIITISSDTDEEEDRKQNKRSTSKQRKNVISCVTVHDSPDSDCSSNSPYTVQSRPPNNNSYDTKNTILDNYNNGNPRTIIIPPLKTQNIEVPIECERLMTDAMNHHNSAYKFKSNMMSGNNHIPGCITGGGSYRQQRSGPHPLQQQPLNLSQAQQHMVAERNGGHRRQQAYITPTIATQAPYSFHHNSPSHTGNVHAHLAAAHLPSQPHLYAYTAPAALGSTGTVAHLVATQGTARHAVQHGSYPPSLVHQVPVSMGHSVLPSPTMHHSQYQAQFAHQAYISASPASAVYTGYPLSPTKVNQYPYL, from the exons ATGTGGTCCCTGGGCTGTGTGATAGCGGAGCTCTTCCTGGGATGGCCCCTCTACCCCGGAGCCTCGGAGTTCGATCAG ATCCGGTACGTCTCCCAGACACAGGGTCTGCCTGCAGAGTATCTGTTGAGTGCAGGGACGAAGACCACCAGGTTCTTCAACAGAGACCCCGACTCCACCTACCCCCTCTGGAGACTCAAG ACTCAAGAGGACCACGAGGGCGAAACGGGGATCAAGTCGAAGGAGGCTCGAAAGTACATCTTCAACTGTCTGGACGATATGGCGCAG GTGAACATGTCCTCGGACCTGGAGGGGACCGAGATGCTGGCGGAGAAGGCCGACCGCCGGGAGTTCATCGACCTGTTAACCAAGATGCTGACCATCGACGCGGACAAGAGGATCACCCCCATCGAAACGCTCAACCACCCCTTCGTCACCATGTCACACCTCCTCGATTTCCCGCACAGCACACA CGTGAAGTCATGCTTCCAAAACATGGAGATCTGTAAGCGTCGTGTCAACATGTACGACCCGGTCAACCAGAGCAAGACGCCCTTCATCACCCACGTGGCCCCCAGCACCTCCACCAACCTCACCATGACCTTCAACAACCAGCTGAACACTGTGCACAGCCAG GCCGCCAACCTGGCTCCCTCCTCCACCAACAATGCCACCCTTTCCTTTGCAAGTCCCGATGTCTCCATACTAAACTACCAATCTGCACTCTACCAGCCTGCAGCTGCCTCCATGGCAGCGGTGGCCCAGAGGAGCATGCCCCTGCAGCCGGGGGCTCCTCAGCTCTGCGCCGCCCGGCCCGACCCCTTCCAGCAGGCGCTCATCGTCTGCCCACCTGGCTTCCAAG GGCTGCAGGCGTCCCCTTCCAAGCACACCAGTTACTCTGTGCGGATGGAGAACGCCGTTCCCATCGTGACGCAGGCCCCTGGTGCCCAGCCCCTGCAGATCCAACCCGGTCTGCTCACACAG CAGGCCTGGCCCAGCGGCACCCAGCAGATCCTGCTGCCTCCAGCCTGGCAGCAGCTCACCCACACCTCAGTCCAGCATGCCACTGTCCTCCCCGACTCCATGAGCGGCGCACAATCTCTCGCCAACTGGAG GAATCCCCACCCTCATGGCAGCCATTATAATCCCATCATGCAGCAGCCAGCCTTGTTGGCTGGGCACGTCACACTCCCATCCAACCAGACGCTTAATGTGGGAGTGGCACATGTTATGAGGCAACACTCGACTAATAACAACTCCTCTTCCAAAAAGAACAAACAGCACCAGATGACTGCCAG gaACATGTCGGCCTATGAGGTGTCGTCCTCGCAGGCCGTGCTGTCCCCGCAGCGCTCGAAGAGGGTGAAGGAGAACACGCCCCCGCGCTGTGCCGTGCTGCAGAACGGCTCGGCCCCCAACAACTGTCCGCCCCCGCAGCCGTGTGGCGGCGGCGGGTGGGGGGCTGGCGAAGCCGAGCAGGCCTCCAGCACCACGCGCGAccatcagcaccagcaccacgtcCCCAGACAGACCATCATCATCCCCGACACGCCCAGTCCGGCAGTCAGCATCATCACCATCAGCAGTGACACGGATGAGGAAGAGGAccgaaaacaaaacaaacg ctcAACTTCAAAGCAAAGGAAGAATGTCATCAGCTGCGTGACGGTCCACGACTCCCCCGACTCCGACTGCTCCAGCAACAGCCCCTACACTGTGCAGTCCAGACCccccaacaacaacagctaCGACACAAAGAACACCATACTGGACAACTACAACAACGGGAACCCCCGCACCATCATCATCCCCCCTCTCAAGACCCAGAACATCGAGGTCCCGATTGAATGTGAGCGCCTGATGACAG atgCAATGAACCATCATAATTCAGCTTACAAGTTCAAATCCAACATGATGTCTGGCAATAATCACATACCAGGTTGCATCACTGGAGGCGGGTCCTACCGACAGCAGCGCTCAGGGCCACAccccctccagcagcagcccctCAATCTCAGCCAG gCCCAGCAGCACATGGTAGCAGAGCGAAACGGAGGTCATCGGCGCCAGCAGGCCTACATCACCCCCACCATCGCCACTCAGGCCCCCTACTCCTTCCATCACAACAGCCCCTCTCACACGGGGAACGTCCACGCGCACCTGGCTGCCGCACACCTGCCCAGCCAGCCCCACCTCTACGCCTACACAGCCCCCGCTGCTCTGGGCTCCACCGGAACAGTGGCCCACCTGGTGGCGACGCAAGGCACGGCGCGCCACGCGGTCCAGCACGGAAGCTACCCGCCGAGCCTCGTCCACCAGGTCCCGGTCAGCATGGGCCACAGCGTGCTGCCCTCGCCCACAATGCACCACAGTCAGTACCAGGCCCAGTTTGCCCACCAGGCCTACATCAGCGCCTCGCCCGCCTCCGCTGTCTACACTGGATACCCGCTGAGCCCCACCAAGGTCAACCAGTACCCATACCTCTAG